In a single window of the Saccharothrix australiensis genome:
- a CDS encoding GmrSD restriction endonuclease domain-containing protein, translated as MAELDSQPKSIQSIYSWYSESKLFVNRRYQRKLVWTQVEKQKLIESVLKRYPVPAVLLAERETGDYEVIDGLQRLHTLVSFIENSFPAIDGKFFDVSQFPTARSRADEGAFEIVSGPDESKLTPKEVSTFLDYSLAVSVMRGATEAEIDDVFSRINTYGHRLSDQERRQAGVQGEFSNLVRELSCELRGDASSDILPLANMPAISIDLPKTKHGYSVVADEVFWVNQGILRSTDLRDSMDEQCIADIAASIVGGQIVDRSKETLDDIYQSDSVESKRISTALDIYGEDRFKIEFKHCVDELLKVCDSGEPKKLRSVLFKKKTTNPFPSAFAVLMIALHEALISGQRKIASYDGVKTALTDLSDRIETSRKSTTPEQRRKNVDTIKGLIDSHLVPGNPLNYGGSHSSTDIDSIIRRSEIELPHYELKQGILRLDDAGTIDENVFSKVVNTICAIANNGRGRSGTILIGVSDNGVDATRVAKLYELSPRKVSARYVVGVSREARKLGESTESYFARWKGAVRNSGLTDPLRESVLSAMDFNDYFGLGVIAITVPEQQQLSFVNGKVFAREGDETVEVTEPQAIVRLAGRF; from the coding sequence ATGGCCGAACTCGACTCTCAACCCAAGTCCATCCAGTCAATCTACTCATGGTATAGCGAGAGCAAACTTTTCGTCAATCGACGCTACCAACGTAAACTCGTTTGGACCCAGGTAGAGAAACAAAAACTCATCGAGTCAGTCTTGAAGCGCTATCCAGTACCAGCCGTCTTGCTCGCGGAGCGCGAAACCGGCGACTATGAAGTAATCGACGGCCTTCAAAGACTTCACACTCTTGTATCGTTCATCGAGAACTCCTTTCCGGCAATTGACGGAAAGTTCTTCGATGTGTCACAGTTTCCCACCGCACGCAGCCGGGCAGATGAGGGCGCGTTTGAAATAGTTTCAGGCCCGGATGAAAGCAAGCTCACTCCGAAGGAGGTGAGCACTTTTCTTGACTACTCGCTGGCAGTATCGGTGATGCGGGGCGCAACAGAGGCTGAAATCGATGATGTATTTTCTCGCATCAATACATACGGCCATCGACTCAGCGATCAAGAGCGCCGACAGGCTGGCGTACAAGGAGAATTTTCGAACCTCGTTCGAGAACTATCCTGCGAGTTGCGCGGGGATGCTTCAAGCGACATCCTCCCCCTCGCGAATATGCCAGCGATTAGTATCGACCTCCCAAAGACTAAGCATGGCTACTCCGTCGTCGCCGACGAAGTCTTCTGGGTAAATCAAGGTATTCTTCGATCAACGGACCTCCGCGACTCGATGGACGAGCAGTGTATCGCCGATATCGCTGCCAGCATCGTCGGAGGACAAATAGTAGACCGATCAAAAGAAACTCTCGATGACATTTATCAGTCCGACAGCGTCGAGAGCAAGAGGATCTCGACCGCCCTCGACATTTACGGGGAGGATCGGTTCAAGATTGAATTCAAGCACTGTGTCGATGAATTGCTTAAGGTTTGCGATAGCGGGGAGCCGAAGAAGCTACGCTCAGTCCTATTCAAGAAGAAAACGACAAATCCATTTCCTTCAGCATTCGCCGTACTCATGATCGCATTGCATGAGGCATTGATTTCCGGACAAAGGAAGATTGCCAGCTACGATGGAGTGAAGACGGCGCTGACGGATTTGTCAGACCGGATTGAAACAAGCAGAAAGTCAACCACCCCCGAACAGCGGCGAAAGAACGTCGACACGATTAAGGGCCTTATCGACTCTCACCTGGTACCTGGTAACCCTTTGAACTATGGAGGTAGTCACTCAAGCACCGATATTGACTCCATAATTCGCCGATCGGAGATCGAACTCCCTCACTACGAATTGAAGCAGGGAATTCTGCGACTTGACGATGCGGGCACGATCGATGAGAATGTTTTCTCCAAGGTTGTAAACACCATCTGCGCAATTGCAAACAACGGCAGAGGTCGATCGGGGACGATCCTGATCGGCGTCAGTGACAATGGTGTCGATGCTACGCGTGTCGCCAAACTGTACGAGCTATCGCCACGTAAGGTGTCGGCGCGATACGTCGTCGGAGTCAGCCGCGAAGCTCGCAAACTCGGCGAATCGACAGAATCCTATTTCGCCCGGTGGAAAGGCGCGGTCCGTAATTCCGGACTCACCGATCCTTTGCGCGAATCAGTCCTTTCAGCTATGGATTTCAACGACTATTTTGGCCTTGGCGTAATCGCCATAACCGTTCCAGAACAACAGCAACTCTCTTTCGTTAACGGCAAGG
- a CDS encoding recombinase family protein, with translation MAAIRDPNRGFDAIVVGEFERGFAGDQIEHVVALCRRHGVQVWLPEAGGPLDLDNAEHRALIRMLGAQALREVVRARHRAMAAMRVQTRDHGRYLGGRAPYGYRLVPAGTHPNLAEARRGRCVYRLEPDPDTAPTVRWLFTERRAGRSVQDLVVTLNRQGTPCPAEHDPERNQHRTRRRWTAQSVASILANPRYTGWQVWNRQSVDHDHHTPGERRRRRVTRWNPSSRWVVSRQRSHAQLVSEADFVAVQRLRSNRPNQDGESREYLFAGLLRCGVCGRRMDSHWVHGRPGYRCRHGHTGPRTQHTLATLYLREDHLITRISHALHMPVVASPSRVAAQLRTHHMVIVCTADGVSVELPRPMLRVA, from the coding sequence TTGGCGGCGATCCGGGATCCGAATCGCGGGTTCGACGCGATCGTGGTGGGCGAGTTCGAGCGCGGGTTCGCCGGGGATCAGATCGAGCACGTCGTGGCGCTGTGCCGCAGACACGGTGTACAGGTGTGGCTGCCCGAGGCGGGCGGTCCGCTGGACCTGGACAACGCCGAGCACCGGGCACTGATCCGGATGCTGGGTGCGCAGGCGCTCCGCGAGGTCGTACGCGCCCGGCACCGGGCGATGGCCGCCATGCGTGTTCAGACCCGTGATCACGGCCGCTACCTGGGCGGGCGTGCCCCCTACGGCTACCGGTTGGTTCCCGCAGGCACGCACCCGAACCTGGCCGAGGCCCGTCGCGGTCGGTGCGTCTACCGCCTGGAGCCCGACCCGGACACCGCGCCCACGGTGCGGTGGCTGTTCACCGAGCGTCGAGCCGGGCGCAGCGTGCAGGACCTGGTCGTCACACTCAACCGCCAAGGTACGCCGTGTCCGGCCGAGCATGACCCCGAGCGCAACCAGCATCGGACACGTCGTCGGTGGACCGCGCAGTCGGTGGCGTCGATCCTGGCCAACCCGCGCTACACCGGTTGGCAGGTGTGGAACCGGCAGAGCGTCGACCACGACCATCACACTCCCGGCGAGCGCAGGCGGCGCCGCGTCACCAGGTGGAACCCGAGCAGCCGCTGGGTCGTCTCCCGGCAGCGCTCCCACGCCCAACTGGTCAGCGAAGCTGACTTCGTCGCAGTCCAGCGACTGCGCTCGAACCGCCCTAACCAGGACGGCGAGTCCCGCGAGTACTTGTTCGCCGGGCTGTTGCGCTGCGGCGTCTGTGGCCGGCGGATGGACAGCCACTGGGTGCACGGACGTCCCGGCTATCGCTGCCGCCACGGTCACACCGGTCCGCGTACCCAGCACACCCTGGCCACGCTGTACCTGCGCGAGGACCACCTGATCACCAGGATCAGCCATGCCTTGCACATGCCCGTGGTCGCGAGCCCGAGCCGCGTTGCCGCCCAGCTCCGCACCCACCACATGGTGATCGTGTGCACCGCCGACGGAGTGTCCGTCGAGCTGCCTCGCCCGATGCTGCGGGTCGCATAA